AGAACATAAAGCCAAAGAAGATGTTCAGGTACACTCTTTCTGTCAAAGCCATGTAGCTCAGCGCTACGAAGAATGCGGTCAGACCGAAGAAAATGAGCGCCATTGGGTACAAACCACCCCAGAAAGACATCAGCGCAATTACGATAGTCCAAAAACCAAGAACGCGATACATACGATCCATCTGTGTCCCCCCTTTTTGCATAGATCGGTAAGATTTACAAGATTCCTTCCCCATTATATAGGACGGGCGAAGGCGTGTAAACGGGAAGGTATGACGGTTTTTTGGCAGATAGGAAAATACAGGGTGTCATTTTTACTTTCAAAAAGTTTAGGTTTGCTGACACGATAAAGGATGGAAGTGTAAGGAAAACTAAGGCTTTAGCTATTGTTGGCGATAAGCCTAGTTTTTCTAATCAATATTGTATCACTGTATAATTACACGATTTACATCCATCAATCATGGATTCATCCTCACGTAATTCAATGTTCCCCAAGTACGTTTCAAATATCCCCATCAAAAGTGCGTTGTGCATCTGGCATATGGAGCTGGGAAATTTCTTGGCGGTATCCGAAAACGTGCAATTGTTTACACGAAAACGAAGAGCCCCATTTGCGATTGTTTCAATATCCGGTTTTAAGCCTTGCGCCACAACCAATCGCTGTATGTGGCCAAGTTTTTCTTCCATAGTAGCAGTTGCAAGTTTTAAGCCACTTTTAGCTACCGCCCGTTTTGCCATCTCTGTGCCAATGCGATATCCCATTTTGACGAGTGCAGCTTCACCTGCTTCACCGAGTGAGAGCAAGGTTTCGATAGCAATGTCAGCCAGTAACTGATAGTCACGAGGCGGGAATTGCAGGCTTACCACTTGGTCGGACAGCGAGTACAATCGGCTGGGACGTCCTCCTTTACCGCTTTTGTCCGACACGGCAGAGAGTAAATGGACGTCCTCCAACTTCGTTAAGTGCAACCGCGCCACGTTAGGATGAATGGAAAATTGGTCGGCTACGTCCTGAACAGTAATCGGGTCTTTGCTGTAAGCGACATATTGGTATATGGAAAAACGGGTGGGGTCAGCTAAAGCACTGGTTAACCTTTGAGCATCGCAATCCATGCTGTTACCCCCTTCATAAGCAAATCACCATAAGTGTATCCGATTTTAGGCGGATTGTTAAGGTTATAGTGTGCAAGAGTCGCACATACACTCGTTTTTCGCCTAGTTTTTAGATTAACTACTATTGACATAGTGTTAATAACGCATTTATAATCCGAAGTAAGGAAGGTTTTTTTATTAGCTTACTTTTTGCAAGCGATCGTATCCATTAATTGGTACGGTAGTGGCAAAAACTGTAATAAAGGCAAGAAAACGCATAGATGAGATGGAGGGGTAACCGATGGCAGTTGCTGAGCGTACACTTACAAATAAATTAACGTTTTTCACGTATCCGAGCTGCACATCCTGTCGCAAAGCCAAGGCTTGGCTGGCAGAGAATGGTGTCAACTACGAAGAGCGTCACTTGTTTAAAAATCCACCAACAGCTGAAGAGCTACTCGATATTATCAAAATGACATCTAATGGGCTGGATGAGATTCTGTCGACCAGAAGTCAACGTTTCAAAAACCTCGATGTGGACATTAATGATATGTCTGTGAGTGAGCTTTTGGAAATGTTGAGTGAAGAACCTCAGTTGTTGAAACGTCCGATTTTGACCGATGGTGAAAATTTGATTGTGGGCTTTAACTCTTCTGCAATGAAAAATTTGCTGTCGTAAACTCAATCTACACATAAGAAAGGGGAGGCATTTTGCCGCCCCTTTTTTTGTTTCGCCGTAGGATTTTGTGCATGAAGGCGGTAAAATAGAAGCAATGGAAGGTCAGAAAAGGATGGGAACCGAAAATGGAAACGATACAAATCGTCAAACGGGATGGTGTGGCGACCATTACGTTACATCGGCCAGAGGTACATAATGCGATCAGTATGGAATTGGTGGACGAGCTGACTGGCGTACTCCAAGAGTGTCAGACAGATGAGCACGTCAAAGTATTGATCATCACCGGTACGGGAAAAAGCTTTGCTTCCGGAGGGGATTTGAATCAGTTCATCGCAGCTCGTGGACATGAGCAGGCATATCCGCTGTTGAATAAAGTTGCGGGACTGCTGTCTGACATCGACCATTTTCCAAAGCCAGTCATCGCGATGATTAATGGAGCAGCTGTTGGTGGGGGATGCGAATTTGCGGGCGCGTGTCATTTCCGATTCGCCAGTGATCGTGCGCTCTTCGGATTTGTGCAAATCGGGATGCACATTACGACAGGATGGGGTGGCGGCAGTCGATTATTGGACAAGCTACCAGAATCCAAGGCCCTTGCGCTGTTGCTGACAGGCGAGAGGATGAGTGCTCACGAAGCAAAGGCGTACGGTTTCGTGGAAGAAGTATATCCAGCGGACCAGCTACAAGAAGAAGTGGAGCGATTTGCTCGAAAGATTGCTGCCCAGCCACTGGTTGGCATCGAAGCGTACATGCGTATCTTGCAGTGGAAGCGAGAAGGGGTCAGCCAAGCAGAAAGAATTCGGCGTGAAGTTGATCAATGCGCAGGAATATGGGGGAGCGACGCGCATGTAGCCGTCGTTCAAAAGTTTTTGAGCAAGCGCTAAGAGGTAGGCGTCGATAGGGAGTGTTTCTTCCGTTTAAACATTTATTTGCTTGGACATACTTTTTCTAGTAGAAAGCGATTCTACAAGAGTAGGGAAAAGCATAGGATGAACTACACATCATCCTTTTTAAAGGTAACGGGAGGGACTCATATGGTAGCTTCCAGACAAGACGCATGGACCGAAGATGACGATCTGGTGTTGGCGGAAGTCACCTTGCGCCACATTCGCGAAGGCGGCACCCAATTAGCCGCATTTGAAGAAGTGGGTCAAAGGTTGGGAAGGACAGCTGCTGCTTGCGGCTTCCGTTGGAATAGCTGCGTCCGCAAAAGATACGATGCCGCCATCTCCATTGCGAAAAGCCAAAGACAGCAGTTAAAGAAAATGGGAAGAATCACAGCGCCGCCAGTTGTAGCAGAGGTGGATAATGTCATCGCCCCTCCAAAACGACAAACGCCAAGTCCAGTTGAGCAAATCAAACACGATGAAGACGAAGAGCAACAAATCGAATCCGTTATTCGCATGTTGGTGAACCAGAAAGAGTTGTCTCGTCGTGTCAAGCAGCTGGAACGAGAATTAGAAGGAAAAGAATTAGAAATAAAAGAATTGACAGAAGCCAACGAACGGGCACGGAAAGAGCTCGATCAGGTGAGTGGAGTAAATGAGGATTACCGTGCGCTTGTACAGATCATGGAGCGTGCTCGCAAGCTTGCCTTTTTACAAGAAGAAGACTCGAACAAGGCCATTTTCAAAATGGATGAGAATGGCAATCTGGAACGAGTAGAAAAGTAAAGCAATAAACAGACATTAGAAAACTTGGCTCCTCCAAGCCTTTGGCGGAGCCTTAGTACCCAAAGGGTACAAGTCTCGTATACTGGATAAGAAACTTACAAGTTCTTATCTGTATAAAAAAGAAGCGGCAGGTAACCGCTTCTTTTTGTTTTTCATATGAAGTAGAGCTAGTCTTGCAGATCAACGTTTTCAGGCAACCATACGTAAGGATTTTCCCCACGGTCACGCATAGGATTGTACTTTACTGGTGTAAAATTCATTTTCAACCAGAATTGATCAGCTCGGCAGCGGGAATTTGTTTTGATTGGTGCTCCAAAGCTTTTCGCATGGTTAACCAGAGCTGTACCGTAATTTTTGTCGCGGTAATCTGGCAGGACTTCGAGCTTCCACAGCTCGTAGTAATCCTGTGCAGGTTGGAAATAGCGGTCGTATTTCCCGTCGATTTTGTAGAGGCTCATGCGTGCTACCAAAAGGTCGTTGTCGTAAATGCCATAGAAGGGAGACTCCGAATCGTTTTCCACGATGTTCGCCTCCAGGTCTTCCTTCATCGAAAGTTCCTCCAGGCCAAATTCGCGAAACTGCTGGAATTCTTCCAGTGTCTTATAATTGATTTGTAAACGTTTTACTTCAAACATTGGTCAGCCACTCCTCTCACAGCTCTTTACCTTCAGCCACAATGGCCTTTCTCTCTATTATACACCAAATGATCGCAAACCGAAGAATTTTTCTTTGACTGAGTAAGGGATTATCAGGAAATGAATTCGCTTCCTTGGAAATTTTTAAGATTTCGTTCTAGATATATGTCCACTCTCATGGCAAAATAGAAGGTAGCGTCACATAAACAATTCGGAATCCTTGTTGGAAACGCTTTCAAGTGGATTCGGATTGGTGAAAGAGGGGAGCGTTGCCATGCGTAAGGTATTAATTGCGAACCGCGGTGAAATAGCCAGGCGTATTATCCGCACGTGCAAGTCGGAAGGTGTAGCGACGGTTGCTGTTTATTCGGATGCCGATCGTGATCTGCCGTTCGTCAGAGAAGCAGATGAAGCCGTTCATATAGGCCCACCTCCAGTACCCCACAGCTATTTAAATGTGGAAGCGATCATCGGTGCAGCGAAAAGCACAGGAGCAGATGCAATCCACCCAGGCTACGGCTTGCTCTCGGAAAACGAGGCCTTTGCCCGTCGGGTACAAGACGAAGGGATCGTCTTTATCGGACCGAGCCCAGAAGTAATCGGACAGATGGGTGACAAGCTGACCGCCCGTAAAATCATGCAAAAAGCAGGTGTACCGGTCGTTCCGGGGTGCGAAGACCCTGTGGAGACGGTAGACGAAGCAGCGCAGGTAGCAGCAACCATCGGGTATCCAGTTATGCTAAAGGCTAGCGCTGGTGGCGGAGGAATCGGAATGCAAATATGTCGAGACGAAGAAAGTCTGCGACAGGCATATCAATCCTTGCGTGGTCGTGCAAAAGCCTACTTTGGAAATGATGCGATGTACGTGGAAAAATATGTGGAGCGTCCACACCACATCGAAGTGCAAATCGCAGGTGATCAGCACGGAAATGTGTTGCACTTGTTAGAAAGAGAATGCTCGATCCAGCGTCGTCATCAAAAAGTGCTGGAGGAAAGCCCTTCTCCATTTTTAGATCCTGCTACAAGAGAGCTGCTTTGCCAATCAGCTGTCCAGGCTGCCCAGGCTGTAGGATACACAGGTGTAGGGACTGTGGAATTCATCGTAGACGATTCCAAGAACTTTTACTTTTTAGAAATGAACACTCGTCTGCAGGTGGAACATCCGGTTACGGAAGAAATGACCGGGTTGGATCTAGTCTCCATGCAATTAGCGATAGCGAATGGCGAATCACTGGCGATCGGGCAGGAAGATGTGAAAGTACTGCGACATGCTATTGAATTGCGTGTGTACGCCGAAGATCCTGTGACCTTCCTTCCGTCTCCAGGGACAATCACCCTCTATCAGCCGCCAGCAATGGAACATGTCCGAATTGATGACGGTGTCCAAAACGGTACGCAGGTGACGCCGTTTTACGATCCTATGATTGCAAAAGTGATCATCTCGGGCACGACGAGGGAAGAAGCGGTGGAACGTGCGCGTGAGGCCATGCAGAACTTTCAGATTACCGGAATTAAAACAAACATTCCGTTTTTACTGGAAGTACTGTCGGACGAACGATTCTGTGAAGGGGTTTATACGACCTGGTTTGTACAGGAACGAGCCGCGAAATCGAACAACTAAAGGGAGCGATACGAAATGAAACAAATAGCAGCGAATATGGCAGGTACCGTAATCAACGTACTCGTACAACTGGGTGATGAAGTGAGCGAAGGACAAGATATACTCGTCCTGGAATCGATGAAAATGGAAGTGCCCATTCAATCAGAGGTTGTCGGCAAAGTAATAGAAATCAAGGCTAATATCGGAGATTTTGTAAACGATGGAGATGTTCTCGTCGTAGTGGAGTAACTTTTATAATGATTCTAAACTGAGCGGCCGCTAGGTGAAGGGGGCGTACAGGTTGAAGGTACAAATTGTAGAGGTTGGCCCACGAGACGGACTGCAAAATGAAAAGGAAATGGTCTCGACAGCGGCAAAAATCCAGTTGATTGATCGACTTGTAGCTTCGGGATTAAAACGGGTTGAGGCGAGTTCGTTCGTCAATCCAAAGTGGATTCCTCAGTTGGCAGATGCCACAGAAGTTCTGCAAGGCATCACATGGAGCAGTGATGTTACCTTTAGTGCTCTCGTACCTAATGTGCGCGGGTTGGAACGAGCACGTGCCAGCGGGTTGACTGAGATTGCACTCTTCATGTCAGCATCTGAGACGCACAATTTGAAAAATATTAATAAGACCATGGAAGACACGTTCCCGATCCTCCGAGAAGTGGCACGTGAGGCACTTACTCTGGGAATGCGTGTGCGAGGGTATGTCTCGACCGTATTCGGGTGCCCGTACGAGGGAGCAGTTCCCATTGACAACAGTCGTCGGGTGACGAATGAGCTACTCGACATGGGTGTCTTTGAAGTATCGCTAGGGGATACGATCGGGGTGGCTACACCAAAGCAGGTACGGGAAGTGATCGAGGAGATTGTGAAAGACGTTACGACCGAGCGCTTGGCCGGGCATTTTCACGACACACGAGGAACGGGCTTGGCGAATGTCGCAGCTGCCCTGGACGTAGGACTGCGGACGTTTGACAGCTCGATTGGCGGTCTCGGTGGTTGTCCGTACGCACCAGGTGCAGCAGGTAATATCTCTACAGAAGATCTGGTATACATGCTAAACGGGATGGACTACGAAACTGGAGTGGATCTCGAGCGGCTACTTGAGGCGGGCGCCTTTATTCAGCAGGAGCTGGGACGAGAGCTGTCCTCCAAGGTGCTGAAGGCTCACCTTGCTGCTACGTGCGTTGAATAATCAATCACTGCAGGAGGATGGATCATGACCGTTACATTACGGAAAGAAGGACTGATTGGGGTCCTTACGCTAGAGCGACCCGAGGTTTTCAATTGCCTCAATCTGGAGACGCTCGTGACTCTGCGAAGCTTGGTTGCGGACATCGCGCTCGATCGAGATATTCGCGCCGTGATTGTGACAGGCTCGGGTGACAAGGCTTTTTGCTCAGGAGCGGATCTCAAAGAACGGAGGTCGATGCCTCAGCAACAAGTCGAGGTCTATATCCGTACGATCCGAGAGGCTTTTACCGAGCTGGAAAAACTGCCGAAGCCGGTCATTGCTGCTATCAATGGCTTGGCATTGGGTGGGGGCACCGAGCTCGCGCTGGCTTGCGACTTGCGCATCATGAGCGAAACAGCTCAGATGGGCTTGACGGAGACATCCCTGGGGATCATTCCAGGGGCAGGAGGGACGCAGCGACTTCCACGCTTGGTGGGAAAAGGGATCGCCAAGGAACTGATTTTCAGCGCCCGCCGCGTTCATCCTGCTGAAGCTTTGGCGATTGGGCTGGTCAATCGAGTCGTTCCTGCCGAGCAGCTGATGTCAACTGCGTTCGCGCTTGCGGGGGAGATCGCAGCCAATGCACCAATCGCGCTGGCTCAGGCCAAATTCGCGATTGATTGCGGGCTTGAGGTAGATCTAGCTTCTGGCTTACAGCTAGAGAGCAACGCCTATCAGCTGTTGATTCCCACGAAAGACCGCTTGGAAGGTCTGGAAGCTTTTCAACAAAAACGAAAACCAGTATATCGCGGAGAGTGACAAGGGGGACGGCTATGAGTAAACATATGGAAGAAACGCTGCGTGAAAAAATCGCCCAGGTGGAAATAGGGGGCGACGCCAAATACCATGAGAAATTGAAGGAGCAGAATAAGCTGTTCGTCCGGGATCGACTCAAGCAGCTGTTCGACGGCGAATTCATGGTCGAGGATGGCTTGTTCGCCAACGTGATGGCAGGCGATTTGCCAGCTGACGGCGTCGTGACAGCAATCGGGAAAATACAGGGGCAGACGGTTTGCGTGATGGCGAACGATTCGACGGTAAAAGCAGGCTCCTGGGGTTCGCGTACGGTAGAAAAGATCATTCGCATCCAAGAAACCGCAGAAAAAATGCGCGTGCCGCTATTGTACCTGGTCGATTCAGCGGGGGCTCGCATTACCGATCAGCTGGAGATGTTCCCTGGGCGTCGCGGCGCGGGACGAATCTTTTACAACCAAGTCAAGCTATCCGGAAAAATCCCACAGATCTGCATTCTCTTTGGTCCATCTGCAGCAGGTGGTGCATACATTCCAGCGTTTTGCGATATCGTCATCATGGTAGAAAAAAACGCAAGCATGTATTTGGGCTCGCCGCGCATGGCGGAAATGGTAATCGGGGAAAAGGTGTCCCTGGAGGAATTGGGTGGCGCACGCATGCATTGCTCTGTGAGTGGATGCGGAGATGTGCTCGCTGCCAATGAAGAGGAAGCGATCCAGTCTGCTCGTCGTTACCTTAGCTTCTTCCCGGCGAACTACACGGGTGAACCGCCTGTTGTGGAAGCCAAGGCTCCGATCGCAAATGCCAAAGACATATCTACTCTTGTACCGGAAAATCAGAATGCTGCATTCAATATGCACGATCTGATTACCTCATTGGTGGACGAAGGCTCTTTTTACGAAATCAAAAAGCTTTTTGCGCAGGAATTGATCACCGGATTGGCGCGATTGGACGGCAAACCAGTAGGGATTATTGCCAACCAACCACGCGTAAAAGGTGGGGTACTGTTCGTAGACTCTGCAGACAAAGCGGCTCGATTCATTACCTTGTGCGACGCTTATCAGATTCCGCTCTTATTCCTGGCCGACGTACCAGGCTTTATGATTGGTACAGCGGTAGAGAGAGCAGGAATCATCCGCCACGGTGCGAAAATGATATCAGCGATGGCAGAGGCTACCGTTCCCAAAATATCTGTGATCGTCCGCAAAGCGTATGGAGCTGGCCTCTACGCGATGGCGAGCTCAGCATTTGAACCGGATGCTTGCTTGGCACTGCCTGGAGCGCAAATCGCTGTGATGGGTCCAGAAGCTGCAGTCAATGCAGTGTATAGCAACAAAATTCAAGCGATTGAAGACCCGCAGGAACGCCAGGATTTTATCATGGCAAAGCGTAAGGAATACCAGGAAGACATCGATCTCTATCTGCTGGCGTCCAACCTGATCGTGGATGCCATTATTCCACCAAGCGATCTGCGTCAGGAGCTGATCCAGCGGTACGATGTGTATAAAGGGAAGCGACAACAATTTTCGGACCGGAAGCATCCCGTATACCCTGTCTGATTGCACACATGGACTGACCTCCCCCTCAGTGGGAGGCAGTTTTTTTTGTTCAACGAGCGGACATTGCCAAAAAATTTTTCGACAATTCCGATCTTTTTTGCCCCAATCAATTGAACAATCTCCTAAACTCTGTTATTCTTTAAAATAAGTATTGATTAATGTAGGTGAACAAATGCAAGTAGAAAAGGACACTTTGCAAATCGTTGTGGTTGGCGGCGGCTCTGTCGGGTTGCTGTATGCGGCTAGACTCGCTCGAAGTGGACAGGCGGTTACGGTTGTTACGCGTAGTTCACTCCAATCAAATCAGCTGATGCAAAATGGGCTGAGCTATCAGCGACTTGATGGAGAAAAGTCAGTCGTATCGATTTTTGCTCAGTCGATTGAATATGGGTTACCTCATGCTGATGTGTACTTGCTGAGCGTCAAACAGACTGATTTGCCTGAGTTATTGCCTATGCTTCAAAAGCTGCCTGCGAGCGCACGTATTGTCGCTCTGCAAAACGGTATGGGACATCAGGAGCTACTGGCGCAAATTCTGCCGGAACGACAATGCTTTTTTGCGATCAATACAGAGGGCGCAAGAAGATTGTCGGCTACAGAAGTGATGCATACCGGTAGTGGCTTATTACGGATTGGTCCTTGGGAGAGTGGAATCGAGATGGATCCTCTCATTCAGTCATTCGTGGCTGTCCTGGTGGGGTCCGGCGTGAACGCTCGGCTCGAAGAATCAATCAAGCCTTATGCTTGGCGCAAACTCATGGCCAACGCTCTGATCAATCCTTTAACGGCGCTGTTTGACATCCCCAATGGTGCGCTCCTCGAGAATCCGCAAACGTTGCAGCTTATGCGTGAGCTCTATTTAGAAGCTTCTGCAGTTGCGTCTGTGAATGGACAAGAAATGAAGGAGTCGGATTGGCAGGAAATTGTCAACATATGCCGAAATACTTCCCGAAATCTTTCCTCCATGTTGCAAGATGTGAGGCGGCAAAAGCGGACGGAAGTGGAAGCAATCAACGGCTACCTCGTCAAAAGAGGAAAAGCAGCCGGGATTCCCACTCCTATGCATGAGGTGTTGCTCCGCTTGATTCTTCTCAAAACAGACATGGGAATAGGGAAGGAGGGGGGCGACAGTAAATGACCATGTTGGCGAATGTCTGGTCCTATTTTTGGGGTACGCTGACGGTTGTGCCATTTCTTGGTTTTCCGCTTGCTTTTCTGATTGTGTATGGATGGAAGCGGGACAAACGGTTGGCAGGCCGCTGGGCGGTGAATATCACGAATTTTTTGTTGATTCGTTCTGTCGTTGCCGCTTACGGTGTCATCTGGCCACAGGCTTTATCAGCGTGGTGGTGGGTGGTTTGCTTCTTCCTTGTAACGATCGCTTTACTCGGATGGGTACAAGTAAAGTTCAAAGGAAAGCTTTCCCTGAAAAAGGTTGGATTTTCTGCATGGAGATTGTCGTTTCTCTGGTTTGGAATTGTCTACATAGTGCTATTTACGACCGGTATAGTCAAGACGATGGGTGTCGTATAGAGCGCTGTTGATACATATCGTATTTATTCCGATAAGAAAGAAGGTTGGAACTATGCGACTTCCCATCGAGACCATCGGACACAAGATTCGAATGATTCGGAAAGAGCGAGGCTTTACCCTGGAGATTATGGCTAGTAAAACAGGGTTGAGCAAAGGGCTACTCAGCCAAGTCGAGCGAGGTATTTCACAGCCGTCTCTGGACTCCCTGTGGAAAATTACCAAAGCTCTGGAGTCACCCATCATTCATTTTTTTGAAGACATTGATCAGAAACAGGTGCATGTGACTCGCTTGCAAAAACGTCGTCAATTGGTCTTTCCTGAATCGACAGGCACGTATTCGTTGCTCTCGATGGGTGGAAGCGCAAAGCTTGGCATGTTGGAGGTACGTCTGGGGCCAGGTGAAATGGTGGTGGACAAGTTTGTTCAGTCCGAAGGGGAAGAATGCTTTACCGTTATCGCTGGAAGTGTGACTGCTCGTTTTAACGATGAAGAGCACTTGCTGGAGTTGGGTGATAGCATTTCTTTTGACAGCAGCAAGAATCACTCGGTCGAAAACACCGGGGAGGAAGAAGCTGTCCTTATCTGGACCGTTACCCCCCCGCAATTTTAGGTATTTCTCGTCCTTACACTTTGACAACCCATAAATGTGGGTTGTCTTGTTTTTTGTAAGAGGGTAGCGTGGTATAATTTGCAGTGACCATGGCCCTAAGAAAGGTGAGCGTGCATGAATGTTGAATGTCTGACACTTCCGTTGGCTAATCGGCTGGCACAAGAATACCAACAAGGGAATGACTCCGCGCTACAGTTTTTTGCTTACAATCCTCATGAGATGCAAGCGTACAAGGAACGTTTGGAGTGGCTTCGCAGTCGTACCATACCCCACCGGGAACAGTTGGCGGAAGGCTTATATACCTACAATAAGAAAATCGGAAACAAACAGGAGGCGCTGAGTCAAATCGAGTTGCTCAGACGTCCGGATACGTACGTCGTGATCGGCGGCCAGCAGGC
This is a stretch of genomic DNA from Brevibacillus choshinensis. It encodes these proteins:
- a CDS encoding DUF2626 family protein; amino-acid sequence: MDRMYRVLGFWTIVIALMSFWGGLYPMALIFFGLTAFFVALSYMALTERVYLNIFFGFMFLSFVGFTYYTFFIMPVGGGEHAMLQMML
- a CDS encoding helix-turn-helix transcriptional regulator: MDCDAQRLTSALADPTRFSIYQYVAYSKDPITVQDVADQFSIHPNVARLHLTKLEDVHLLSAVSDKSGKGGRPSRLYSLSDQVVSLQFPPRDYQLLADIAIETLLSLGEAGEAALVKMGYRIGTEMAKRAVAKSGLKLATATMEEKLGHIQRLVVAQGLKPDIETIANGALRFRVNNCTFSDTAKKFPSSICQMHNALLMGIFETYLGNIELREDESMIDGCKSCNYTVIQY
- a CDS encoding Spx/MgsR family RNA polymerase-binding regulatory protein, with the protein product MAVAERTLTNKLTFFTYPSCTSCRKAKAWLAENGVNYEERHLFKNPPTAEELLDIIKMTSNGLDEILSTRSQRFKNLDVDINDMSVSELLEMLSEEPQLLKRPILTDGENLIVGFNSSAMKNLLS
- a CDS encoding enoyl-CoA hydratase/isomerase family protein, with protein sequence METIQIVKRDGVATITLHRPEVHNAISMELVDELTGVLQECQTDEHVKVLIITGTGKSFASGGDLNQFIAARGHEQAYPLLNKVAGLLSDIDHFPKPVIAMINGAAVGGGCEFAGACHFRFASDRALFGFVQIGMHITTGWGGGSRLLDKLPESKALALLLTGERMSAHEAKAYGFVEEVYPADQLQEEVERFARKIAAQPLVGIEAYMRILQWKREGVSQAERIRREVDQCAGIWGSDAHVAVVQKFLSKR
- a CDS encoding RsfA family transcriptional regulator; protein product: MVASRQDAWTEDDDLVLAEVTLRHIREGGTQLAAFEEVGQRLGRTAAACGFRWNSCVRKRYDAAISIAKSQRQQLKKMGRITAPPVVAEVDNVIAPPKRQTPSPVEQIKHDEDEEQQIESVIRMLVNQKELSRRVKQLERELEGKELEIKELTEANERARKELDQVSGVNEDYRALVQIMERARKLAFLQEEDSNKAIFKMDENGNLERVEK
- a CDS encoding N-acetyltransferase produces the protein MFEVKRLQINYKTLEEFQQFREFGLEELSMKEDLEANIVENDSESPFYGIYDNDLLVARMSLYKIDGKYDRYFQPAQDYYELWKLEVLPDYRDKNYGTALVNHAKSFGAPIKTNSRCRADQFWLKMNFTPVKYNPMRDRGENPYVWLPENVDLQD
- a CDS encoding acetyl-CoA carboxylase biotin carboxylase subunit; its protein translation is MRKVLIANRGEIARRIIRTCKSEGVATVAVYSDADRDLPFVREADEAVHIGPPPVPHSYLNVEAIIGAAKSTGADAIHPGYGLLSENEAFARRVQDEGIVFIGPSPEVIGQMGDKLTARKIMQKAGVPVVPGCEDPVETVDEAAQVAATIGYPVMLKASAGGGGIGMQICRDEESLRQAYQSLRGRAKAYFGNDAMYVEKYVERPHHIEVQIAGDQHGNVLHLLERECSIQRRHQKVLEESPSPFLDPATRELLCQSAVQAAQAVGYTGVGTVEFIVDDSKNFYFLEMNTRLQVEHPVTEEMTGLDLVSMQLAIANGESLAIGQEDVKVLRHAIELRVYAEDPVTFLPSPGTITLYQPPAMEHVRIDDGVQNGTQVTPFYDPMIAKVIISGTTREEAVERAREAMQNFQITGIKTNIPFLLEVLSDERFCEGVYTTWFVQERAAKSNN
- a CDS encoding biotin/lipoyl-containing protein, with product MKQIAANMAGTVINVLVQLGDEVSEGQDILVLESMKMEVPIQSEVVGKVIEIKANIGDFVNDGDVLVVVE
- a CDS encoding hydroxymethylglutaryl-CoA lyase is translated as MKVQIVEVGPRDGLQNEKEMVSTAAKIQLIDRLVASGLKRVEASSFVNPKWIPQLADATEVLQGITWSSDVTFSALVPNVRGLERARASGLTEIALFMSASETHNLKNINKTMEDTFPILREVAREALTLGMRVRGYVSTVFGCPYEGAVPIDNSRRVTNELLDMGVFEVSLGDTIGVATPKQVREVIEEIVKDVTTERLAGHFHDTRGTGLANVAAALDVGLRTFDSSIGGLGGCPYAPGAAGNISTEDLVYMLNGMDYETGVDLERLLEAGAFIQQELGRELSSKVLKAHLAATCVE
- a CDS encoding enoyl-CoA hydratase-related protein, yielding MTVTLRKEGLIGVLTLERPEVFNCLNLETLVTLRSLVADIALDRDIRAVIVTGSGDKAFCSGADLKERRSMPQQQVEVYIRTIREAFTELEKLPKPVIAAINGLALGGGTELALACDLRIMSETAQMGLTETSLGIIPGAGGTQRLPRLVGKGIAKELIFSARRVHPAEALAIGLVNRVVPAEQLMSTAFALAGEIAANAPIALAQAKFAIDCGLEVDLASGLQLESNAYQLLIPTKDRLEGLEAFQQKRKPVYRGE
- a CDS encoding acyl-CoA carboxylase subunit beta, with protein sequence MSKHMEETLREKIAQVEIGGDAKYHEKLKEQNKLFVRDRLKQLFDGEFMVEDGLFANVMAGDLPADGVVTAIGKIQGQTVCVMANDSTVKAGSWGSRTVEKIIRIQETAEKMRVPLLYLVDSAGARITDQLEMFPGRRGAGRIFYNQVKLSGKIPQICILFGPSAAGGAYIPAFCDIVIMVEKNASMYLGSPRMAEMVIGEKVSLEELGGARMHCSVSGCGDVLAANEEEAIQSARRYLSFFPANYTGEPPVVEAKAPIANAKDISTLVPENQNAAFNMHDLITSLVDEGSFYEIKKLFAQELITGLARLDGKPVGIIANQPRVKGGVLFVDSADKAARFITLCDAYQIPLLFLADVPGFMIGTAVERAGIIRHGAKMISAMAEATVPKISVIVRKAYGAGLYAMASSAFEPDACLALPGAQIAVMGPEAAVNAVYSNKIQAIEDPQERQDFIMAKRKEYQEDIDLYLLASNLIVDAIIPPSDLRQELIQRYDVYKGKRQQFSDRKHPVYPV
- a CDS encoding ketopantoate reductase family protein produces the protein MQVEKDTLQIVVVGGGSVGLLYAARLARSGQAVTVVTRSSLQSNQLMQNGLSYQRLDGEKSVVSIFAQSIEYGLPHADVYLLSVKQTDLPELLPMLQKLPASARIVALQNGMGHQELLAQILPERQCFFAINTEGARRLSATEVMHTGSGLLRIGPWESGIEMDPLIQSFVAVLVGSGVNARLEESIKPYAWRKLMANALINPLTALFDIPNGALLENPQTLQLMRELYLEASAVASVNGQEMKESDWQEIVNICRNTSRNLSSMLQDVRRQKRTEVEAINGYLVKRGKAAGIPTPMHEVLLRLILLKTDMGIGKEGGDSK
- a CDS encoding DUF3397 domain-containing protein; this translates as MTMLANVWSYFWGTLTVVPFLGFPLAFLIVYGWKRDKRLAGRWAVNITNFLLIRSVVAAYGVIWPQALSAWWWVVCFFLVTIALLGWVQVKFKGKLSLKKVGFSAWRLSFLWFGIVYIVLFTTGIVKTMGVV
- a CDS encoding helix-turn-helix domain-containing protein, yielding MRLPIETIGHKIRMIRKERGFTLEIMASKTGLSKGLLSQVERGISQPSLDSLWKITKALESPIIHFFEDIDQKQVHVTRLQKRRQLVFPESTGTYSLLSMGGSAKLGMLEVRLGPGEMVVDKFVQSEGEECFTVIAGSVTARFNDEEHLLELGDSISFDSSKNHSVENTGEEEAVLIWTVTPPQF